One Sanguibacter sp. HDW7 DNA window includes the following coding sequences:
- the nucS gene encoding endonuclease NucS, translating into MRLVIADCAAHYTGRLSAHLPLARRLLVVKADGSVLLHSDGGSYKPLNWMSPPCTLVVSEPDEDEAAAGMTAVWDVQHTKSDDHLRIEIHEVVLDTTAELGIDPGLVKEGVEAHLQALLAEQIELLGPGHTLVRREFMTAIGPVDILARDPRGGSVAIEIKRRGEIDGVEQLTRYLDLLNRDPLIAPVRGVFAAQQIKPQARVLATDRGIECLVLDYDAMRGVDDVDSRLF; encoded by the coding sequence GTGAGACTCGTCATCGCGGACTGCGCCGCGCACTACACCGGTCGGCTGTCGGCCCACCTGCCGCTCGCGCGGCGCCTGCTCGTCGTCAAGGCGGACGGTTCCGTGCTGCTGCACTCCGACGGCGGCTCGTACAAGCCGCTCAACTGGATGAGCCCGCCGTGCACGCTCGTCGTCTCGGAGCCCGACGAGGACGAGGCAGCCGCTGGTATGACCGCGGTCTGGGACGTCCAGCACACCAAGAGCGACGATCACCTGCGCATCGAGATCCACGAGGTCGTGCTCGACACGACGGCTGAGCTCGGCATCGACCCCGGCCTCGTCAAGGAGGGCGTCGAGGCGCACCTCCAGGCGCTGCTCGCGGAGCAGATCGAGCTGCTCGGCCCCGGGCACACGCTCGTGCGGCGCGAGTTCATGACGGCCATCGGGCCCGTCGACATCCTTGCGCGTGACCCGCGCGGCGGGTCCGTCGCGATCGAGATCAAGCGGCGGGGCGAGATCGACGGCGTGGAACAGCTGACGCGCTATCTCGACCTGCTCAACCGCGACCCGCTCATCGCGCCGGTGCGCGGCGTGTTCGCGGCTCAGCAGATCAAGCCGCAGGCGCGTGTGCTCGCGACGGACCGCGGCATCGAGTGTCTCGTGCTCGACTACGACGCGATGCGCGGTGTCGACGACGTCGACTCGCGTCTCTTCTGA